CGTAGGTCTTCAGGCTTTGACCTTGTGGCCAGTTGAGTTCCGACTGCTGCGGCGGCACAGGGACTTCAGGGCCTTCTGGTCACCATTGAATGGGCAGTATTTGAGGGTGTGTGCCTGGCCACCGGTGGCCCCACACACGGGACACACATAGTGCCGCAGGATGGGACATACCACCACACCTTCCAGGGTCTTCAGTGGGTGGGACGCATAGACATGGCGCGACTCCCCGTTGTGTTTGCAAAAGTTGCAGTGGGTACCTGGGTCCTCGCTGGGACCCCCGTTCACACCCACGTCTCCTGCCTTGGCCCTTGACTCATCCTCAGCCCTTTGGGCCTCTGGCTTGAGCCTCCGACCTTGGATCAGATCCAGCAGAACCTGGTTCAGGTTCAAATAGTCCTTCCACATATCAAATGGGGCCAGCTGCATGGTGGAACCCCTGGCAGGGCTGAGAGTCAGCTAGAGAGAGGCCAGAGATGAGGCACCCATGGGCAGCAATAGGAGGAGAATATCTGGAGCTGGGAAGAGCTGCACCCCATCTTTTATACTCCCCCCCAGCCCCTTCTAAGCCAAGGTGGAG
This window of the Suncus etruscus isolate mSunEtr1 chromosome 14, mSunEtr1.pri.cur, whole genome shotgun sequence genome carries:
- the NANOS2 gene encoding nanos homolog 2 — protein: MQLAPFDMWKDYLNLNQVLLDLIQGRRLKPEAQRAEDESRAKAGDVGVNGGPSEDPGTHCNFCKHNGESRHVYASHPLKTLEGVVVCPILRHYVCPVCGATGGQAHTLKYCPFNGDQKALKSLCRRSSRNSTGHKVKA